One Helicobacter suis HS1 genomic window, CCGGCATAATAAACACCCTAGGATCTGTCTTGATGTCTTTCTGTAAGGCATATTCAGGGCGCATCTCCTGATACTGTCGCTTTGCGGCTTCTTTGTCTGAATATCTAACAATAATTTCTTTGGCGATTTCTACAGCTCTTTCATAATCTGACTTAAAGGCAAGCAAAAACTCCAAACTATCCCAAATAACTTCGTTTTTCTGATAGCCATACTTAACAAGTAAACCCGTAAAAATATAGTGGTTGGGCACATGAATTAAACGGCCTGCCTTGCCATCGCCTTTAAGATAAGTATCTGGCGTTATCTCCTCAAGCAACACTAAATGAAACATAGAGGTTTTAACCAGTTTGCCCACATAAGTATTACTATCTTTAGCGATCTTTAAACGGTCTCCTTCTTGTATAACTTTGCAAAAAATTATAGTTAAAAATGCGAAAAAATTTGAAATCGCAGAACGCATAGTTAGACCAAGCCATGTGGCAAAAAGAGCAGATGGTATAGGCCATTTATAAAAACCCATAGCAACACCCACAATAAGTATTATGAAAGTAATCACAAAAAGATACATTGCCCTACGAATATGATAAGCACGCTCATCCTCGTATGGACGCCGACCCCTAAGACCTATGTAAAGATACAGTGCCATTGCCAAAAGAAACACACAGGCGACAATAAAGATGCCAATAATATAACCAATTATCATAAAAACTTCTCCTTGTATAGTGTAGTAGATACAGAAACATTTTCTGTAATTCTTGTAGTATAACAGCACCTTTTATCAGAGAGCATTTTAGTTTCTAATGGAGGTATGTTGAGATAGGGACACTCAATGGACAACGGACATAGACATAGAAATCTTGCTATCCAAGAGGCATTTAGACTCTTGTGGTGGAATTTACAAGTGCACCTAGATAATCCAAATCTCATGGGCAAATACCATAAAATTGCTTCATAGAGATCGCCTTGTTTAAACATGATCTAACCCCCACTCTAACGCCTCCTCAATCACATCAAAACATGGGCAATCTTTTTTAGGCTCAAAATCACGATGCCCATAGAGTTTAGCCGCTACATTCTCTTTAAGTAGCTTTAAGCATAGGCTTTTAAGCGCCTCTTTTTGTTCTGGAGTGCGGGTGTCTTTAGGTTTGTGATTAAAATCAAGGCCACCAATATAACAAATCCCTAAAGAATCGCTATTATGGCCCTTGCAGTGCGCGCCTACAAAGCAATAAGGCCGCCCCCCTCCTCAATGCTGTTATTTAAGCGGATCACAAAGTATCGTTCTTAGAAAAAAGCATAGAATTCATCAAAGAAATTAGCACTTTTACCTTTGAGGGTGGCAATGCAAAATGCCTATTTTCTGATTTTTAAATCATCGTTAAATTCTAACCTAAACTTATCGCCTTTAAAATGATCCTGTTTGATTGCTTGTTGTCCTGCTAAACTTGTAAAGTATTGGTTTAACAGCAAAAAATAGGCGTCGTGGTTGATACCAATTAAGTTTGGTTGGTAATAAGGAAAAGTCGTAGGATTGAGTACCCACCCTGCGGTTGTATTATAGGCAATAAAGAGTCTTTGAGCCGCGCGGCTGTGCCATAGATCAAAACCATTTTCACAAAGCAATTGTCCGGCCACACTGATTGGTTCAAGCGCAAAATGTGTATAGGCAATCCCTTTAATGCCCTTATTAGGCCCGCTGTTATAATTAGCCGTGTTAGTGCGCACAACCTCCTTTGCCATAACACCCTTTCTATCAATTCTACAGCGCACAAGACTTTTACAGCGAATTTGGCACTAATAAGCCTGATAGGGGGGAGTATGACAGAAAAGCAAAAAGCTTTTAGAAAAAGCCTCTTAGCCCAAATCCACATGGAGCCACTCCAAAAATTATTAGCAAAGTCTGGTATCTGGGAGCGCTGGCTAAATGAGCGCTTTTATGTCACAAGTTGCAAAGATTTAGCCATTGAACACCTTATAGATGTGTTGGCCTTATTGCGCCGCTCCTCTGAGCGCTACAAAAGAATTAGAGATCCCAAAGCGCCGACAAAAAAACAAGCCAACTTAATCGCCGATCTTTTAGATGATTTAGATATGACTTTAGCGGATTTTGAAAAGTTAGCATGGCGGATTTGCAAAACGCGCACAAATGCACTCACTAAGCAACAAGCTAGTCACCTCATCTTCGCGCTTAAAAACATGGTAAAAGTACAAGAACAAAAATTTTGCCAACTAGCCATTAATGATCCAAACTATGTCCCTAGCTACCTTAAAAACAACCAATAACCAGTATTTAGACTTTGAGACTTTCAAGGCGCTAGATTATAAAAGTGTTTGTCTTTTGTATGGAGGGTGTCAAGTTAGTTTTCATAAACCAAGAACTAGCCACAAGGAGGCGCGCAAAAAACATAAGGCAATCGCTCTCCACTATGCCAAACTAGGCAGAAAAAGCACACTACAAAAATTTAAGATCACAGCAAGTTACTTGGATTTTGTGTTAAAAAAGACTAAAAGACAAGGGTTTAACACCCATTCAACCCCCGTTTAGTAGGGGTTTAGCGCGTTTACTCCTCCTCTGAGAAATCCCTTAATTGCATTTGTCGGATATGAGCGCTGTGAGCCTGTGATGTTAAAAAAAAGCCACTTAGTTCTATGTCCCCCTCTATCATCTCCCTAATAATGGTATAAACGCGCGGAAAAGCCATGCTAAAATCTGGTTTGTTAACCCGCTCTAACTCTAAATAATAATCATACATGGCCTTATAGCCCTTGCGTGGGGCGCTGCTGCCGATTGCTAAAATAGCTTCTCTTAGTAGTTCTTTGTTTACTTTGGTTTTTCTTTTATAGTAGTCTAGGCGCTTCTCACTCACATGATAGGTTCTTTTTGGATCAAAATTAAGCTTATGTTCTTTGAAGTACTTGCGCCATTCACCCAGCTTGCTAAGCCATTTCATTAGTCTTGATTGTCGCACTTCAGCCCCGCGTGTTTCATACAAGACATGCAAAACAAGCGCGGGCGCTATCTCACGGCGGCATTGATCAATAAATGATATTAGGCGGTATTTTTCCTCAAAGGTAAAATGTCTTTTTGTTATATCAAAGTCCGCCATTTCTTGGCGTACATACTTTTCTACCTCTTTGATCTCAGCGTTTCTAGGATTATAAGGGTTGTATGCGGCGCGCGTTATGCGGGGGTAGTATTTGCTAGTATCCACACCATATAAGTGCCAGTAATTGGGGACTACTTCTAAGTTTTCATCATGTGGCGTTTGCATAAAAGAACAATACAAGAAAAAACTTAAGATGACCTAGAAAAACGTAAATTCACAACTTAACGCGCGGGGAGTAGTTAAAGACTTATCACTTAGCGCTGAGTGACTAAAATACCGCCGCTTTCAATTTAGATTGACTGCCAGAAGTTCCCAAAAGAGTTATCAAAATTTTCTAAAGAAGTTCTAAAAAAATGTTAGGTATAGGTATTGGTATTGGTAGTTAAATTATTCACCTATGTATTAGAGAAGTTGATATCATCTAAACCTTTAAATCTGCCCAGTTACTAGCTATGCTAGCATGGCATTCTAATGGCACGCGTAAGGGGTAGATATTCTCCATAAGGGTCTTAATTTCTTGTTGCAACTCTCTAGCCTCTATCTCACTCACCTCTAAAATCAGCTCATCATGTACTTGTACTAGCATTTTAATATCTGCGCGACTTTCATATTTTTGATAAATCGCAAGCATAGCTAATTTAACCAAATCGCTAGCACTTCCCTGAAAAAGGGTATTAACTCCCTCGCGTAGATAATCAGCATGCAGTTTAGGGCTAGCTTGTTTAAAAGAGAAACGGCGCACATGCCCTAAAAGCGTAGTAACCTGCCCTTCTTGTAAAATACGCGCTTTCAGCTCCTCTAAAAAATTTTTAATCGTGGGGAATTTATTAAAATAACGCTCCATGTAAGCCTTAGCCTCCTCTTGGCTAATCTGCAGGGTTTGGGCTAATTTTCTAGCCCCCATGCCATAAATTAAGCCAAAATTAATCGCCTTTGCAATAGGGCGTTTAGCCTGAGCCTGATTGCCAAAAAGGGCGGTAGCGGTGTTAAGATGGATGTCCTCTTTTTGCTCAAAGGCTTTTAAGAGGGCTTGATCCTCACTAAAATGTGCTAAAAGCCTTAATTCAATCTGAGAATAATCCACCCCAATTAAAACACAGCCAGCAGAGGCAATAAAACCCCGGGCTATCTTTCTACCTAAATCATGGCGTATAGGGATATTTTGCAAATTAGGGTTAGCAGAACTCAGTCTTGAGGAGGCGGTTTTATTTTGGTAAAAAGTAGTGTGGATTTTCCCCTGAGTGTGTCGTTTTAAAAAGGGTTCTACATAGGTAGATTGGAGTTTGAATATTTCGCGGTAGTTTAAAAGTTTAGTGAGTAATACACCCACGCAAACCCCCCGCACTTCTGATTGAGCATAAGTTGCCTGCAAGGCTTTTAAACTTGCCTCGTTGGTAGAAAGCCCTATTTTGCCTTTTTTAATCCCCTTGCTTTCAAGCCCTAAATGTTCATAAAGCACCTGTGCCCACTGCCTAGAGGAATTGACATTAAGTGGCATAGAGAGCATGTTTTGCATGCTTTGTTCTAAATTTTCTAAATTCTCTTTAAATTCTTGTTGCAAAACCTTAAAATAGGCAATATCTAGCAAAAATCCATGCCCTTGCATTGTATAGAGCAATTCTAAAAGCGGGTATTCAAGTTTGTGGGCTATACCCCATAATTCTTGGCTTAAAACCTCTTTGTAATGTTTGTAGGCTTTTAAGATTAAACGCGCATTGATAGAGGCTTTAAAAAGCGCCTCTGTATCCTCTAAACCGGCTAAATCATAACCCTGCTCTCCTAAATACTGCCCTAAGGCATGCAAAGAAGGTTCTAAATAGCAATTTTCTAGCCAAGCTAAAATCCCAATATCTTCATAGCAAGTTGGAAAGGGAAAGTTATAACCCCTAAGCAAGCTACAGACCTCTTTAAGGTTATAGGCGATGAGTTTATGCTGGCTGAGTGAGTGCAAACATTGTATACTTTCTTGGTTTAAAGAAATGCAAAAAAATTCGCCCTCTTGATCTAATGCATTAAGCAAGAGCACAGCCAACCCCAGCCCCTCTTTAAGTTCTAAAATCTGAATCACACTCCCCTGAGCGCTGCTAATTTTTTCTAACGCTTCTTGTGGGGGGCAGAGATTTATTTTTTGTGGGGCTAAGGGTTTGACTTTGGGGTTATTTGTTTGAGTAGTCCAAACATTTCATAGTGCTTTAATTCTGCTTCTATCTTTAAAAGCGGATGACTCTTAGGAAAAAGTCCCTTTGTACTTAAATCTTGATTCATAAAAAGCGAGGTATTAAGAGTGGCTAACTCACGGCTTAAAAAGGCTTGGTTGTAATCTCTTCTGAGTGCCTCTATTAGTTTAGGCGAAAGTTTAAGGTTATCTAAATTGGCATAGAGGGCTTCAAGGTTAGCATGCTTTTCTAAGAGTTTACTAGCATTTTTAGGGCCTATGCCCTCCACGCCTTTATACCCATCGCTACTATCGCCCACCAAACCCTGATAATCTCTAAACTGGCAGGGCGCAATACCATATTTTTGCATGCACTCTGTAACGCCGCTTTCCTTACGGCTACTTAAATCACAAAGCACCACTTGAGAATCTACCAGTTGGTAAAAATCTTTATCAAAACTTATAATCCGTACAAAATGATCTTTAAAAGCATAACAAAGACTAGCAATCACATCATCGCTTTCATACCCCTCCACACTCAGCGCACACAAACCCATT contains:
- a CDS encoding peptidoglycan recognition protein family protein codes for the protein MCYIGGLDFNHKPKDTRTPEQKEALKSLCLKLLKENVAAKLYGHRDFEPKKDCPCFDVIEEALEWGLDHV
- a CDS encoding 5'-3' exonuclease, yielding MKTLHLVDTFGLLFKFYYPLRDLQTSKGINTAWLSAFAKIIHQLYSFKADRLIFALESQSNHRKTLDPAYKANRIAPPHLHTQLPIILEWIEQMGLCALSVEGYESDDVIASLCYAFKDHFVRIISFDKDFYQLVDSQVVLCDLSSRKESGVTECMQKYGIAPCQFRDYQGLVGDSSDGYKGVEGIGPKNASKLLEKHANLEALYANLDNLKLSPKLIEALRRDYNQAFLSRELATLNTSLFMNQDLSTKGLFPKSHPLLKIEAELKHYEMFGLLKQITPKSNP
- a CDS encoding alginate lyase family protein encodes the protein MAKEVVRTNTANYNSGPNKGIKGIAYTHFALEPISVAGQLLCENGFDLWHSRAAQRLFIAYNTTAGWVLNPTTFPYYQPNLIGINHDAYFLLLNQYFTSLAGQQAIKQDHFKGDKFRLEFNDDLKIRK
- a CDS encoding mechanosensitive ion channel family protein; this translates as MIIGYIIGIFIVACVFLLAMALYLYIGLRGRRPYEDERAYHIRRAMYLFVITFIILIVGVAMGFYKWPIPSALFATWLGLTMRSAISNFFAFLTIIFCKVIQEGDRLKIAKDSNTYVGKLVKTSMFHLVLLEEITPDTYLKGDGKAGRLIHVPNHYIFTGLLVKYGYQKNEVIWDSLEFLLAFKSDYERAVEIAKEIIVRYSDKEAAKRQYQEMRPEYALQKDIKTDPRVFIMPEKEGAHLYVRVGVRSCLNKAISMKQFYGICP
- a CDS encoding DNA polymerase; the encoded protein is MIQILELKEGLGLAVLLLNALDQEGEFFCISLNQESIQCLHSLSQHKLIAYNLKEVCSLLRGYNFPFPTCYEDIGILAWLENCYLEPSLHALGQYLGEQGYDLAGLEDTEALFKASINARLILKAYKHYKEVLSQELWGIAHKLEYPLLELLYTMQGHGFLLDIAYFKVLQQEFKENLENLEQSMQNMLSMPLNVNSSRQWAQVLYEHLGLESKGIKKGKIGLSTNEASLKALQATYAQSEVRGVCVGVLLTKLLNYREIFKLQSTYVEPFLKRHTQGKIHTTFYQNKTASSRLSSANPNLQNIPIRHDLGRKIARGFIASAGCVLIGVDYSQIELRLLAHFSEDQALLKAFEQKEDIHLNTATALFGNQAQAKRPIAKAINFGLIYGMGARKLAQTLQISQEEAKAYMERYFNKFPTIKNFLEELKARILQEGQVTTLLGHVRRFSFKQASPKLHADYLREGVNTLFQGSASDLVKLAMLAIYQKYESRADIKMLVQVHDELILEVSEIEARELQQEIKTLMENIYPLRVPLECHASIASNWADLKV
- a CDS encoding phage protein GemA/Gp16 family protein — its product is MTEKQKAFRKSLLAQIHMEPLQKLLAKSGIWERWLNERFYVTSCKDLAIEHLIDVLALLRRSSERYKRIRDPKAPTKKQANLIADLLDDLDMTLADFEKLAWRICKTRTNALTKQQASHLIFALKNMVKVQEQKFCQLAINDPNYVPSYLKNNQ